One genomic region from Branchiostoma lanceolatum isolate klBraLanc5 chromosome 7, klBraLanc5.hap2, whole genome shotgun sequence encodes:
- the LOC136438622 gene encoding uncharacterized protein isoform X1, which translates to MRLTFATGGQAMPGSGLFCNYLTENAMRTLVVVTWISTLFPFLLAAPAPGADPRTTYKVSRWDEAWRPQRFGRSGRGDDTTTEDGWRPQRFGRGRHHEEGWRPQRFGRNGALAGLREVLDGEAFPLELQMTRSDLHRDFPAMAVGYTRGAAPTNLRALPLPRLHDSGLLQLINGAKHPATNREIYPPSLRMIRAAEESPHGDLHHEESFARPPSTDDWLAEIQRLGLRGRKRRDIS; encoded by the coding sequence AGAACGCTATGCGCACGTTGGTGGTGGTGACTTGGATATCCACGCTCTTCCCGTTCCTGCTAGCCGCCCCTGCCCCGGGCGCGGACCCCCGCACCACCTACAAGGTCTCGCGGTGGGATGAGGCCTGGCGCCCGCAGCGGTTCGGCCGGAGCGGCCGGGGCGACGACACCACTACTGAGGACGGGTGGCGGCCGCAACGCTTCGGCAGGGGGCGCCACCACGAGGAGGGCTGGCGGCCGCAGAGGTTCGGGCGGAACGGCGCGCTGGCGGGGCTGCGGGAGGTGCTGGACGGCGAGGCGTTCCCGCTCGAGCTGCAGATGACCAGAAGCGACCTCCACCGCGACTTCCCCGCCATGGCCGTCGGCTACACACGGGGCGCCGCGCCGACAAACCTGCGGGCTCTGCCTCTCCCCCGTCTGCACGACAGCGGCCTGCTGCAGCTTATCAACGGAGCCAAACATCCCGCCACAAACCGCGAGATCTACCCGCCTTCACTCAGAATGATCCGGGCAGCGGAGGAGAGTCCACACGGAGACCTGCACCACGAGGAGAGCTTCGCGCGTCCGCCGAGCACCGACGACTGGCTCGCCGAGATCCAGAGGCTCGGGCTCCGCGGCAGGAAGCGGCGGGACATCAGCTAG
- the LOC136438622 gene encoding uncharacterized protein isoform X2 yields MRTLVVVTWISTLFPFLLAAPAPGADPRTTYKVSRWDEAWRPQRFGRSGRGDDTTTEDGWRPQRFGRGRHHEEGWRPQRFGRNGALAGLREVLDGEAFPLELQMTRSDLHRDFPAMAVGYTRGAAPTNLRALPLPRLHDSGLLQLINGAKHPATNREIYPPSLRMIRAAEESPHGDLHHEESFARPPSTDDWLAEIQRLGLRGRKRRDIS; encoded by the coding sequence ATGCGCACGTTGGTGGTGGTGACTTGGATATCCACGCTCTTCCCGTTCCTGCTAGCCGCCCCTGCCCCGGGCGCGGACCCCCGCACCACCTACAAGGTCTCGCGGTGGGATGAGGCCTGGCGCCCGCAGCGGTTCGGCCGGAGCGGCCGGGGCGACGACACCACTACTGAGGACGGGTGGCGGCCGCAACGCTTCGGCAGGGGGCGCCACCACGAGGAGGGCTGGCGGCCGCAGAGGTTCGGGCGGAACGGCGCGCTGGCGGGGCTGCGGGAGGTGCTGGACGGCGAGGCGTTCCCGCTCGAGCTGCAGATGACCAGAAGCGACCTCCACCGCGACTTCCCCGCCATGGCCGTCGGCTACACACGGGGCGCCGCGCCGACAAACCTGCGGGCTCTGCCTCTCCCCCGTCTGCACGACAGCGGCCTGCTGCAGCTTATCAACGGAGCCAAACATCCCGCCACAAACCGCGAGATCTACCCGCCTTCACTCAGAATGATCCGGGCAGCGGAGGAGAGTCCACACGGAGACCTGCACCACGAGGAGAGCTTCGCGCGTCCGCCGAGCACCGACGACTGGCTCGCCGAGATCCAGAGGCTCGGGCTCCGCGGCAGGAAGCGGCGGGACATCAGCTAG